Proteins from a single region of Methanotorris igneus Kol 5:
- a CDS encoding homocysteine biosynthesis protein, producing the protein MKTIKEINEKIRSGDVVVVTAEEMIGIVEDVGSEKAAEEVDVVTTGTFGAMCSSGVFLNFGHADPPIKMLKIYLNGVECYGGLAAVDTYIGATQPNSDPDIDIDYGGAHVIEDLVAGKEVELVAEGYTTDCYPRKKVRTTITLDDINQAILVNPRNSYQTYNAATNSRDEKIYTYMGTLLPEFGNINYSGAGQLNPLQNDYNRKTKTYNTIGIGTRIFLGGGIGYIIGEGTQHNPDNAFGTLMVKGDLKQMDRKYLRAATIPNYGSTLFVGVGVPIPVLNAEVAKCCAIRDRDIEVSIIDYGVPRRDRPVVARTNYEELRKGKITIEVEIDGKKVEKTIKTSSVSSYKMSREIAKELKDWILKGEFFLTERVDVLGKGSAKPMKSDVKLVGEILSKPPIVAPIGITIEEASRILIKNNINHLPIVDEFGRLVGIITSWDIARAIAQNKKSIEEIMTRNVITTTVNEPVDVVARKMDKYNISGVPVVDKENKVVGMVTSEDLSKLVGYSITFQ; encoded by the coding sequence ATGAAAACAATTAAGGAGATCAATGAAAAGATAAGGAGTGGTGATGTTGTAGTTGTTACTGCGGAGGAGATGATTGGGATTGTTGAGGATGTTGGGTCTGAGAAGGCGGCTGAAGAAGTTGATGTTGTTACAACTGGAACGTTCGGAGCAATGTGCTCGAGTGGGGTCTTCTTAAACTTTGGACATGCAGACCCGCCAATAAAAATGCTAAAAATCTATTTGAATGGTGTTGAGTGCTATGGAGGACTTGCGGCTGTAGATACCTACATAGGAGCAACACAACCAAACTCAGACCCAGATATAGACATCGACTATGGAGGAGCTCACGTTATAGAGGATTTAGTCGCTGGGAAAGAGGTTGAACTCGTTGCAGAGGGCTATACAACTGATTGCTACCCAAGAAAGAAAGTTAGAACAACAATAACTTTGGATGATATAAACCAAGCAATATTGGTAAACCCAAGGAACTCCTACCAAACCTACAATGCTGCAACAAATAGTAGGGATGAAAAGATTTACACCTACATGGGAACACTCCTTCCAGAGTTTGGAAACATAAACTACTCTGGGGCTGGGCAGTTAAACCCACTACAAAACGATTACAATAGAAAAACCAAAACCTACAATACTATTGGAATTGGAACAAGAATCTTCTTAGGTGGGGGAATTGGTTATATAATTGGGGAAGGAACGCAACATAATCCAGATAATGCATTTGGAACGTTAATGGTTAAAGGGGATTTGAAGCAGATGGATAGGAAATACTTGAGGGCAGCAACTATACCAAACTATGGAAGTACTTTGTTTGTTGGTGTTGGTGTACCGATTCCAGTATTGAATGCGGAGGTTGCAAAGTGTTGTGCTATAAGGGATAGAGATATCGAAGTGTCGATTATAGATTACGGAGTTCCAAGGAGGGATAGGCCTGTCGTAGCAAGGACTAATTACGAAGAGTTAAGAAAAGGAAAAATCACCATCGAAGTTGAAATTGATGGTAAGAAGGTTGAGAAGACGATAAAAACATCATCCGTCTCAAGCTATAAAATGTCCAGAGAGATTGCTAAGGAGTTGAAGGATTGGATTTTAAAAGGAGAGTTTTTCTTAACTGAGAGGGTTGATGTTCTTGGAAAGGGTTCTGCAAAACCGATGAAGTCAGATGTGAAGCTTGTTGGAGAAATATTAAGCAAACCACCAATTGTTGCTCCAATTGGCATAACTATTGAAGAAGCGTCTAGGATATTGATTAAGAATAATATAAATCACTTGCCTATTGTGGATGAGTTTGGAAGGTTGGTTGGTATTATAACTTCTTGGGATATAGCGAGAGCTATTGCTCAGAACAAGAAGTCTATAGAGGAGATTATGACGAGGAATGTGATTACTACTACTGTAAACGAGCCAGTTGACGTTGTAGCAAGAAAAATGGATAAGTACAATATTTCAGGAGTCCCAGTCGTAGACAAAGAAAACAAAGTCGTAGGAATGGTAACCTCCGAAGATTTATCGAAATTAGTCGGTTATTCAATTACATTCCAATAA
- a CDS encoding DUF61 family protein — protein sequence MDKEIYRLIYDLSPRFKRKTLGELLNEDKPYIIVNGKRHRIKKRELLKLKEIASEDLEIPIVLEVDASLESGTIKVSGKEAVKVVSKILGREYNPFSEEDVLYIYKPELRILRRELPTTTQLLFRLSMD from the coding sequence ATGGACAAAGAGATTTACAGGCTTATTTATGATTTAAGTCCGCGATTTAAAAGGAAAACTTTAGGAGAACTTTTAAATGAAGATAAGCCATATATTATTGTAAATGGTAAAAGACATAGGATTAAAAAGAGGGAACTTTTAAAATTAAAAGAAATTGCCAGTGAAGATTTGGAAATACCAATAGTTTTAGAAGTTGATGCTTCATTAGAAAGTGGAACTATAAAGGTCTCGGGAAAAGAGGCGGTTAAAGTTGTATCAAAGATACTTGGGAGAGAATATAACCCATTTTCAGAGGAGGATGTTTTATACATCTACAAACCAGAACTCAGAATTTTAAGGAGAGAACTGCCAACAACAACACAGTTATTGTTTAGGTTGTCTATGGATTAA
- a CDS encoding glycosyltransferase family 2 protein — protein MNKDDIFVVIPAYNEEKMIGNTLRNLKKEGYKNIIVVDDGSVDKTSEIAKKEGVIVCRHILNRGLGGALGTGIKCALLYKPKIIVTFDADGQHHPKDIEKVAKPILEEGYDVVVGSRLMDKNEVKNMPLVKRIGNWGLNFITYLMGGYFTTDSQSGLRAFSYEAAKKVIKDLKSNRYEVSSEFIVLFKKHNLKFKEVPIKTIYTEYSMSRGTNVKTGFKILFKLIMQKIT, from the coding sequence ATGAACAAGGATGATATATTTGTCGTTATCCCCGCATATAATGAGGAGAAAATGATTGGAAACACGTTGAGGAACTTAAAAAAAGAGGGTTATAAAAATATCATTGTTGTAGATGATGGAAGTGTAGATAAAACTTCAGAAATTGCAAAAAAAGAGGGGGTTATTGTCTGTAGGCATATATTAAATAGGGGGTTAGGAGGAGCATTAGGAACTGGCATAAAATGTGCCTTATTATATAAACCAAAGATTATTGTAACTTTTGATGCTGATGGGCAACACCATCCTAAGGATATTGAAAAAGTCGCTAAGCCAATTTTAGAGGAAGGTTATGATGTTGTTGTAGGGAGTAGGTTGATGGATAAAAATGAAGTAAAAAACATGCCATTAGTTAAAAGAATTGGAAATTGGGGGTTGAATTTTATAACCTATCTAATGGGGGGTTATTTCACAACAGACAGCCAAAGTGGGTTAAGGGCATTCTCTTATGAGGCGGCTAAGAAAGTAATAAAGGATTTAAAGAGCAATAGGTATGAGGTTTCATCTGAGTTTATTGTATTGTTTAAAAAACATAATTTGAAATTTAAAGAAGTGCCAATAAAAACTATTTATACCGAATACTCAATGTCAAGGGGGACTAATGTTAAAACGGGCTTTAAGATTCTATTTAAGTTGATTATGCAGAAAATTACATGA
- a CDS encoding SAM-dependent methyltransferase has product MKFRNIEPRFLKAYNILMEKFGLFPFTYDMAEKVLKDNYGNINEVLSKLVDAGLLEKAAKKEDKRKKIYKIKPLTSEKIEKASKDKLISLLKQGADLIRTQVDYKVLLLFLFFKAISDKYLLKVDELKKEFEDLDEEDIYVLANEEILELYDVESKKLYVWHEVANKPEDFITALNKIIEMNKEKLSGLDELIKRTGLPTLFENENRHIVQHLINLFSRADFSEASYDILGDAYEWTLNYFAPTKAKEGEVYTPIEVSKLIAHLVEPKDDEVILDPACGSGSMLIEQYRFAGSNPNIVLVGQERNDVTAVLAKLNFILHGINLKDAKVFIGDSLLNPKFESFIKEVKGTEKADKVVANPPWNQDGYDENTLKVNEKHEDIYGYGFPNKNSADWAWVQLINYYTEKKAGIVLDSGALFRGGKERIIRKRFVDDDLIEAVVLLPEKIFYNAQAPGIILVLNKDKPQDRKGKILFINASNEYIKHPEVRRLNKLSDENIEKIAKAYKEFKGVDGFCKVVDIEEIKKNDYNLNVSLYVAPIEEGEEVDLKEVYEELNKLHNEYLEKFEVVKGYLEEIIKL; this is encoded by the coding sequence ATGAAATTTAGAAATATTGAGCCAAGGTTTTTGAAAGCTTATAATATATTAATGGAGAAATTTGGGCTATTTCCATTTACCTATGACATGGCTGAAAAGGTTCTTAAAGATAACTATGGAAATATAAATGAAGTTTTATCCAAGTTGGTTGATGCGGGATTATTAGAAAAGGCAGCAAAAAAGGAAGATAAAAGAAAGAAAATTTATAAAATAAAGCCATTAACCAGTGAAAAAATTGAAAAGGCAAGTAAAGATAAGTTAATTAGCTTGCTTAAGCAGGGGGCTGATTTGATAAGAACGCAGGTAGATTATAAAGTATTACTGTTATTTTTGTTTTTTAAGGCGATTAGTGATAAATATCTCTTAAAAGTTGATGAATTAAAAAAGGAGTTTGAAGATTTGGATGAAGAAGATATTTATGTATTGGCAAATGAGGAAATTTTAGAACTTTATGATGTTGAGAGTAAAAAGTTGTATGTATGGCATGAAGTAGCAAATAAGCCAGAAGATTTTATAACTGCATTAAATAAAATTATTGAGATGAATAAGGAGAAATTGAGCGGGTTAGATGAGTTAATAAAAAGAACTGGACTTCCTACATTATTTGAAAATGAAAATAGGCACATTGTTCAACATTTAATTAATTTATTTAGTAGAGCAGATTTTTCAGAAGCATCTTATGATATATTGGGAGATGCTTATGAATGGACTTTAAATTATTTCGCTCCAACAAAGGCAAAAGAGGGGGAGGTTTATACACCTATTGAAGTTAGCAAATTAATTGCTCATTTAGTAGAGCCAAAAGATGATGAAGTGATTTTAGATCCTGCATGTGGTTCTGGTTCTATGTTGATAGAACAGTATAGATTTGCAGGAAGTAATCCAAATATTGTATTAGTTGGACAGGAGAGAAACGATGTAACTGCTGTTTTGGCAAAGTTGAATTTTATACTGCATGGAATTAACTTAAAAGATGCTAAGGTGTTTATTGGAGATTCTTTACTAAATCCAAAGTTTGAGAGTTTTATTAAAGAAGTTAAAGGAACTGAAAAGGCAGATAAGGTTGTAGCAAATCCACCATGGAATCAGGATGGTTATGATGAAAACACCCTAAAAGTGAATGAAAAACATGAAGATATTTATGGATATGGCTTTCCAAACAAAAACTCAGCTGATTGGGCATGGGTTCAGCTTATAAATTATTACACTGAAAAAAAGGCAGGGATTGTTTTAGATTCAGGGGCTTTGTTTAGGGGAGGGAAAGAGAGGATAATAAGGAAGAGATTTGTAGATGATGATTTAATTGAGGCAGTTGTTTTATTGCCTGAAAAGATATTTTATAATGCCCAGGCACCAGGGATTATTTTAGTTTTGAATAAGGACAAACCACAAGATAGAAAAGGAAAAATTTTGTTTATCAACGCCTCTAATGAATATATTAAACATCCAGAAGTTAGAAGGTTAAATAAACTATCTGATGAGAACATTGAGAAAATAGCGAAAGCATATAAAGAGTTTAAGGGTGTTGATGGCTTTTGTAAGGTTGTAGATATTGAGGAGATTAAGAAGAATGACTATAACTTAAATGTTTCTTTGTATGTTGCACCTATTGAAGAGGGAGAAGAAGTTGATTTAAAAGAGGTCTATGAAGAGCTTAATAAATTGCATAATGAGTATTTGGAGAAGTTTGAGGTTGTTAAAGGTTATTTAGAGGAGATTATTAAGCTTTAA
- a CDS encoding restriction endonuclease subunit S, which translates to MQFYKEENFKDSEIGKIPEDWDVKTLDDISKNMYYGITAKAVGESTILKMIRTTDIKDYKIDWQNLPYCEITEKRKNNISKYFIKKGDILISRAGTVGVSVLVDRDVDNVIFGSYLIKIDLKNDYVNPQFVYYYLQSPYYWNHIKNTSAGSTLKNINLPIIKSLKIPLPSLEEQKAIAKVLSDFDSLIETINKQIETLNKTKKGMMQQLLTGNIRVKIKDGKITFQKENNFKDTEVGKIPEDWEVVRLGDVAYKFISGGTPSTKVPQYWNGDIPWIRSVHITKFYIDKNSIEQYITKEGLENSAAKIVPKGNLIIATRVGIGKSAVNLIDVAINQDLTGIVLNKSKIEPFFLVWYLNSPKITSLLESFSRGTTIKGIPQDYIRKLVIPLPPLEEQKKIAEILSNIDKKIEIKRKEKEQVEKAKKKVMDLLLSGKVRVRT; encoded by the coding sequence ATGCAATTTTATAAAGAAGAGAATTTCAAAGATTCAGAGATTGGCAAAATTCCAGAGGATTGGGATGTTAAAACATTAGATGATATTAGTAAAAATATGTATTATGGAATTACTGCTAAAGCTGTTGGTGAATCTACTATATTAAAAATGATTAGGACTACTGACATCAAAGATTATAAAATCGATTGGCAAAATTTACCATATTGTGAGATTACTGAAAAAAGAAAAAACAATATTAGTAAATATTTTATTAAAAAAGGAGATATTTTAATATCAAGGGCTGGAACTGTTGGAGTATCAGTATTGGTTGATAGAGATGTTGATAATGTAATATTTGGTTCTTATCTTATTAAAATAGACCTTAAAAATGATTATGTTAATCCACAGTTTGTATATTATTACTTACAATCTCCTTATTACTGGAATCATATAAAAAATACTTCCGCAGGCAGTACATTGAAGAATATTAACCTACCAATTATAAAATCCTTAAAAATCCCCCTTCCTTCCTTAGAAGAACAGAAGGCAATAGCAAAGGTTTTAAGTGACTTTGATAGTTTGATAGAAACAATAAATAAACAAATTGAGACATTAAATAAAACAAAAAAAGGAATGATGCAGCAGTTATTAACTGGCAATATAAGAGTTAAAATTAAAGATGGAAAAATAACCTTCCAAAAGGAAAATAATTTTAAAGACACAGAGGTTGGCAAAATTCCAGAGGATTGGGAGGTTGTTAGGTTGGGGGATGTTGCATACAAATTTATAAGTGGTGGTACACCTTCTACTAAAGTACCGCAATACTGGAATGGAGACATCCCATGGATTAGGAGTGTGCATATTACTAAATTCTATATTGATAAAAACTCCATTGAGCAATATATAACAAAAGAGGGACTAGAAAACAGTGCAGCAAAGATTGTTCCTAAAGGCAATCTAATAATTGCGACAAGAGTGGGAATTGGAAAATCTGCTGTTAACTTAATAGATGTAGCGATTAATCAAGATTTGACTGGGATTGTGCTTAATAAATCAAAAATTGAACCCTTCTTTCTTGTATGGTATCTTAATTCACCCAAAATCACGAGTTTACTTGAGTCGTTCTCAAGAGGGACAACAATAAAAGGCATTCCGCAAGATTACATTAGAAAGCTGGTAATCCCCCTCCCTCCCCTCGAAGAACAGAAGAAGATCGCCGAAATATTAAGCAATATAGATAAAAAAATAGAGATAAAAAGAAAAGAAAAAGAGCAAGTAGAGAAGGCTAAAAAGAAAGTAATGGATTTATTGTTATCTGGAAAGGTGAGGGTAAGAACATGA
- a CDS encoding TIR domain-containing protein: MFRRSNKRKLKEELEKQIMPASCVIVIAGMYVNYREWIQEEIKIAKKYGKPIIAVKPRGNQKLPTFIQENADKIVGWNANSIIDAIKKLCK, encoded by the coding sequence ATATTTAGAAGATCAAATAAAAGAAAATTAAAGGAAGAATTAGAAAAACAAATAATGCCTGCCAGCTGTGTTATCGTAATTGCGGGGATGTATGTAAATTATAGAGAATGGATTCAAGAAGAAATTAAAATTGCTAAAAAATATGGAAAACCAATTATAGCGGTAAAGCCACGCGGAAATCAAAAACTTCCAACATTTATTCAAGAAAATGCCGATAAAATTGTTGGCTGGAATGCTAACTCAATAATTGATGCAATAAAGAAACTATGTAAATAA